TTCAGACACCGAGAAGGTATTATTTTAATCAGTTCTCCCAACAACCAGTAAGATTGATACTAATATTATTccgatgaagaaactgaggcttgggaagTGAATTAACTCAGCCAAGGCTCAGAGTTAAAAGCTGAGACTCAATTCCACATCTGCCTAAGACAGAGTCCTCTCTCCTAAGAGCCACAACAGGTTTTGATCTTAGACTCAGACCCTCTCTGGGCTCCTCCCATTCAGTCCGGGctcttctgtctgtctgtcatcTCCTTGTGTGGTGATATTTCTCCAAATGCAAAGGCTGCTATGATATTCATCCAGCAAAACTGCAGAAGAGCCGATGCAAAACAGCCCCCAAAGAAAATGAGTGTTTCCTATTCAGGGAGGTATTTGAAAAAGGTCACAGATGCCCGCTGAGCCGTCTGTCTGAGGCTTCTGCATGTGCGTGATGTGTGTGTTACCCTTCTCTTGAGCAAGATGATCTTTAGAATTACAGGAAGGACGGCAGACACCAACATAAGTCTGCCATCTGCTATTTAAAGCACTAACAACAGGGTTCCCGGCAATAAGAGAAGAATATTTTGTTCTCATCAAACGAAATTAACATGTGGGTGGGTGGAGTCTTGGGAAGTGAAACTAGAGAATTACCAATTCAGGGGTCAAGTTCTAGTCGCTGCGCTAAGAATGCTGGTCCTGGAGACAGTGCCTTGAAACTGTTTCTCTATTCAGTGGGTTTTAAAATGCCTGCCTGGATCTATTCCAGGAAGAATAAGTGAGAAAATGTAGGTGAATGTGATATGTAAActatattctcgcctggagaattccatggaaaaaggagcctggcaggctacaggccatggggccacagagttggacatgactgagtgactaacacacacacacagtgtattcTTGGGGTTGCTGATTCTGTCTCATTGTGGAGTTACCCACATACACGCTGAGAGTGTTCAAGACCCTCTAAAATATCAGACAGTGAAATGAGTAAAATGGTTGGGGGACTCAGACAGAGGGAGACTCAGACAAAAAGATAAGGACATGGAATCAGGGtgacagaagaggagagaaaagagaagataggAAAGGGTGTTCTCTTTCTTGCTTGATCTGTATCCCGATCAGAAAAGACACTCTTAAATCCTAGTATGCACTTCCATGTGACTTTTGTTCTTACCTAGATGGAAGGATAACCCAGCACTGCCTGTGGGCTTGGTATACGAAGGTGTCTCCAAAGAGCCCCTGAGTTACTCTGGTGGAAGCGCTGCTCAGAGCACAATACTCCATGCCTTTGATGAGTTCTTGGGTGTCCGTCACAGCAAGGAGAGCGGTAaatcagccatttttcttttttcttgtttttttttttttttccttatcagaGAGGAAGAGCAGAGCTGTTTTTACCAATTGGTAAGTCCAACTATAGGTCAGAAAGTCTGTACTCCTAATTAACCAGGAGACTATGTGCCTGCCATCTGTGATTGTATCCAGCCAATTCATATCAGAGCTCAGCCGAATGTTGGGTTTTACTTCTGAACTTTAAAACACTGCTGAATTTCCAGCAGTCCCCTGTAACTTTATTTGGATCCTTAGGCAGGAGATTGCTTTTTCTAGAGTGGGGGAGTGGTCTGGGGACTGAGGCCCAGACACTGGGCCTCTGTGTTGCCAAGTCAGGGTGTAGCTGCTGATAGATGTGGGTTCCTCCACTGAAGCCTGTCCCCATGAAAATAGTGCAGCCTCAGCCCACGTCCCTCTAGACCTGAACAGGGTTCTGCCATCTTACAGGCTTGAAAGGGTGCCTTTCCTTACCTGCCATCATCAAGCCAAATGCTCAATAGCTGCAAAAAGACATTTCCTAGTGCAAAGTTTCTAAGCtggaataagaaaatagaaaaattaaaaaaacaactagaATTTGGTcatagaatctagaaagaaagaaagtgaagtcgctcagttttgtccgactctttgcaaccccatagactgtagcctaccaggttccaccatccatgggattttccaggaaagaatcctggagtggagtgccatttccttctccaggagatcttcctgactcagagattgaacccggatctcccacatggtaggcattgtaggcagacgctttaccgtctgagccaccagggaagaatctaGTCTTACGCACAAAAGGCAGTTCTCTAGAGCTATGATCAATTTTCATGGGCTTTATGTTTTGGGGGGTGTGtgtagtataattgctttataatgttgtgttagtttctgctgtacaatgaagtgagtcCGCCATCCACACATATATATCCACttcctcttggacttccctcccaTTCGCGGCCCCATCCCACCTCCAGGTCCTCACAgggcaccgagctgagctccctatgctctacagcaggttcccactagctagctgttTTGTACACAGTAATCTACATACATCGGTCCTTCTCTCCCAGTTTGTCCACCTGTCTGtgtctctactcctgccctgaAAACAtgctcatctgtaccatttttctagattccatataagtgtgttaatatatgatattgtttttctcattctgacttatttcactctgtgtaacagacTCAGagcccatccacatctctgcaaatgatcTAGTATTGTTCTTTTTCACGACTGAGTAACGCTCCATGGGCTTCTGATTTGATGATGTTAATGATGTACCATGATTAGTATTAACCCCATAACAAATTTCCTATAAATGATCTCTCTTCTGTCTATATTTCCCATACTTACCTATTGAcccaatttttaaacaatttgacGTTGAGGCTATTACTAAAACAATTATTCATTCTTTATCTTCTTGCCCTCAGAAACTTTCATCACTTTCCTCTTCCTTAGCACTCCCTCTGAAACgaagcacttgacaaaattcagcagaATATTTAGCTCCTCCATTTAAGGGTCCATGCCTTACCTTTGTGGATACACCTCATGTGACTAGTGAGGTATTTTGCCCACATTTCAGAGATGATAATGATTTATACATTAGCTGGTAGAGCTGGTCCCAGATTAGTTATCTGAAATGGGGCTtgcttcttttcccttcctcattTCCAATCACCATTTGGAggctttgggaattccctggtgattaagaccctgtgcttccaaTACGGCGGGTGGAGCTTcagtccctggacagggaactaagttcccacatgctgaGTGAGGGAACCAAAATATgtcttaaaaagattaaaaaagagaaaaagctttGGAGGATGTGATGTCTGTAAGCAAAAGAACCACAAGTTGACTGGATACTGTTAGGATGAGTAGTGAGGATCAGGGCGGCATAATGTCTTGACAGGCAGACAGGTTTGCTCATCTTTCCTTGGGGAGTTACAGCCTTGTCCTGCCATCTTTCTTTCAGCTGATTTTCTGCACAGGATGAGGGATTACATGCCTCCTTCCCACAGGGCCTTTGTAGAAGAAATTTGCAGGGCTCCTTCCCTGAGGACCCACGTCCTGTCCTCTGGGAATGGCCAGCTTCTGACGGCCTATAACCAGTGTGTAGAGAGCCTGGCAGCCCTGCGCACCTACCACCTGGCCCTGGTGACCAAGTACCTCATCACGGCCCCATCCAAAGCAAAGGCCCGGAGGACCAGCCACCTCCCGAGGCCCCCTCAGGCCCTCGAGGAGAGGGGCACCGGGGGATCAGCCGTCGTGAGCTTCCTGAAGAGCGTCAGGGACAAGACGCTGGAGGCCCTGCTCCACCCAAGCGGCTGAGGGACCGCCCTCTCCCCGGCAACACAAACCCAGCAATTCAGGAGGTCTCTCCTTGTCCTCCTCTCACTGGTCACGAGCAGACCTGGAGAATGGGACTATTCTGTCTGGAATAATCTAAAAGGGACCTCAGTGCCATTCATGTCCTTGGTCCCCAGAACACCACCTTCTCTTTTACTGAGAACTATTCACAGAAGAGAGTTTTCATGGCCTGAAATTTGTTATTCCCTCTCTAGTTACTGTTTTATAGCGAACAGCTCTGGATTACCCCTTtagaaccacccccaccccccacccccaccgggaGCAAGTATACCCATATTCTATTTGTCAAACAATAGAAACCCAATCTACGTTTCACTAATCAAATAAAATTGCTTATGCATGGATCACTTTGCTGatttctcaaaaaaacaaaaacaaaactttcctGCATCCATTTATTTACTCATCAACTTATTAAGTTCCTACTGAGTCCTGGCTTAGGGGTTGTGCTGTGATgcgcttagtggctcagtcgtatccaactctttgcaaggctaaggactgtagcccccccaggcgcctctgtccatagggattttccaggcaagaatactggagtgggttgccatgccctactccaggggatcttcccaatccagggatcaaacccaggtccctcgCATtatgagcagattctttaccatttgagccaccagggaaaccattagcactgcagtgggtagccatccccttctccaggggatcttcccaacccaggaatcaaaccggagtctcctgaactgcaggcagattctttatcagctgagctaccagggaagtctggcttaGGGGTTATAGCAGGGCTTTTCCAGGCCCCAGGCTACCACTCTCTCCCTGCATGTACAGCATTTGGGGGCAGAAAGTTGGACATGCTCCAGAGGATATGAGGAGAGAAGAGCAAGAGGAGGACAAGACTCTGAAATCACCAGCGTGGAGACGGGTAGTTAATGTTACGGGAACAGATGAGGCATAGCCACACGATTCAGAAGTTTGTACTTTctacttcagtttcctttatttttaaaagaatgattctTTCTTCTTATGCTGAAAGtttgtatttgtaaaatgaataaattgattCTTCTGGACTCTCCTCAATGCCCAAGACCCTTAATAAGAAATGAGTACAATCCTTGGGGTGCCAGGAATTCCCTACATCCTCCGAGGACTTggtcttgccaaaaaaaaaacaaaaacaaaaaaagtaaggTGTGGATGATGAAGCCAAGAGCACGTGGTCTGAGTGGACCAAGAAAAACTCTGATGGTGTCCTCTCTGTCTACAGTTTAGGTCAGAGTCTCAGCTCAAAAGCAGAGGCTCTCATCACTCATAAAGCCTTTTCTCTCCATATGCCATCCTTGTGTTTGACAAGTTGATTGTAAAGCTTATAAAATGTGCTTggatatatttatttctctttgatcTGCTCTCCTAACTACTCTAGCTTGGTATCAATAAACCCAGACCACTTGTACACTGGGTCCAAGGAGGCGGATCAGGTAGAAACACCACAGCTGGTGATTGTTGCTGTCATTCTTGTTCAAAaagaaagtaacattttaaatatgccTGAATTTAAATATGCCAGAATTCTTTGAATTCTGacttctccatttttaaaatttagtttgctTAGTTGatgtagagttgatttacaatcttgtgttagtctcaggtgtacagcaatgtgattctgttatacatgtatccatcgATGAATATAGATACATTGACCAAATTTAGAATATCCTTCATTCTCAGCTTcctgttttttttaatgcactttctttccttaaaaaaattatttgtttattttaattggaggataattgctttccaatattgtgatggcttttgccatacatcagcatgaatcaaccataggcatacatgtggccgcccatcctgaagccccctctacccccctccccaccccatccttctaggttgtcacagagcacgggctttgggttccctgcactatacatcaaactcccactggctattttacatatggtaattataTGTTTCAGCGCTTTTCTCTctaatcatcccatcctctccttctcccactgagtccaaaattctgttctttaagtctgtctcctttgctgcctgcatataggatcattggtaccatctttctagatttcatatttatgcattaatatacgatatttgtctttctctttctcacttacttcattctgtataataggctctagtttcatccacctcattagaactgactcaaatgcgtttctttttatagctgagtaatagtccactgtgtatAAGCACCACAACTTCcctatccactcatctgctgagggacatctaagttgcttccgtatcctagctgttgtaaatagtctCAATTCCTGTTTCTTACACCGTTGAGATGATCTTTCAAAATCAAGACTGGTCTCAGGGTGGTTGTAAGTCACAAATGTTATAGTTCTTGTCACGGAGGAAACATTAATGAAAGTTTGTTTGGTTGTGGGGTGAGGCTCAGAGCATTGTACACACACCAGTACAGGAGAGAACACTGTCTTCCTCCAGCTTCTTGGATTCACAGAGTCTGCTTGGCAATAAAAAtgaccatttatcatttattgttTGAGGATCCTAGAAAGCAGAAAGTGACCAAAATGTggacttaaagaagaaaaaacctgGGTCCATATCTCAGGTTTGTCACATTTCGTGACAGGCAAACAAATTGTTTAATCTTTCAGAGCCGTAGTTCACTCACTTGAGGGGAGCTAAGCTAGAGAGTGAGTGAAAAACTGTTGGTTATGGTATTTTATTATGTGACCTTGAATTAGGGGGAGCCATGCCTAGGTCTCAGGAAACCGTGGCTTCCTAGAAGGAAAGTTGGACCTGTCTCTATCCTGCACTGGGCAAATAAAACAGGTAACATGGCCTCCAAACAGGCAAGGAAAGTGAGACAGAACCTGGAATTTTCTTGAAATAAGTAGGCCTGAGTGGGGAGTAATGAAGGGCTTTGAGAACTTAAAACAGGATACCAGTTCAGCCTAGGTTTTAAATCTAGGCTTAtatcaatgaaaaaaatgtttttccactGGGAGTGACCAGATTCACAAAGACTCATCTTCCCTGGAATCCTTTCCACAGATCCAAGCCCACACAAAGAGACCACAGGGCTTGATTCTGAGCaggttttcaataaatgttgaatagCTAGAAAACCAGGTAGATTGAAGGAAGCTGGAAGGGAAGTGAGCAAAGTGTGGCCTCTCAAAGCTTTcagaatgttttgtttgttttcattatacAGGACGAAATCAGTGCAAACCAAAGAGTTCCTTTGCCAAGGAACCAACTCCTAATTCATGTTCAAGGTTTGATTTCTAGGGCTAAGTGAGTTCCATTTTCAGCTTTATGGCAGAATAGGGAAAACAAAACTTCcataacaaaaaagaacaaatttcccCCAAGAATTCTAGAGATAAACAGTGTCCACATTACTGGGGGAAAATGACTTATTGTATGGTTGAAATGATGTGATGATGATGGTATGAGAATGTTAGCACAAGcttgaagaaaaagtaaaagtataGGCTTGACATGTAGGCTCAGAAACTCTCTGTATCTGTATGTATCCATACTTATGTCTAACCCTACATCTACATCCATACCTATCCCAAGGGGAAGACCCAGGGAGAGCCAATGCTGAAAGCTCTCAAGTCTGAAAGCTGTCTGCTGGAGAATCCTTTCCTGCTCAGAGGAGAATAAGCctttctattcaggccttcacctgattagatgaggcccacccgcctaaggtggggcttcccaggtggcaccagtggcaaagaactggcgcgccaatgcaggaggtgtaaaagacacaggttcagtccctgaggcGGGGAGACCCCTGGAcgagggcacggcaactcactccagtattcttgcctggagaatccatggacagaggagcctagtgcgttacagtgcatggggtcacaaagaggcaacttagcacacacccaccCTCACCTAGGGTGGGGCAATTGGTTTTACTCAAAGTCCACAGActtaaatgttaatttcatccCCAACACCCTCACAGAAACATCCATAAAAcagtgtttgaccaaatatctgggcatctGGCCAAAGGGATCAATTAAATTAGTCATCCCAAACTTCCTTGAGAAGTTATGGAGTCTAACACACA
The sequence above is drawn from the Ovis aries strain OAR_USU_Benz2616 breed Rambouillet chromosome 26, ARS-UI_Ramb_v3.0, whole genome shotgun sequence genome and encodes:
- the IDO2 gene encoding indoleamine 2,3-dioxygenase 2 isoform X5; this encodes MKAKQSEIGDKRFCQETLPCPSSRSPRTWGSLLSLFTRTWCWPTGLLGTQEGKTWRGCLGSEQMRTGPLEIRNLDTIFSFPGGESLRGFILVTVLVEKAAVPGIKALVQAVNAILQPSPDSLLQALQRLRVSIQDITGALGQMHDYVNPDVFYSVIRIFLSGWKDNPALPVGLVYEGVSKEPLSYSGGSAAQSTILHAFDEFLGVRHSKESADFLHRMRDYMPPSHRAFVEEICRAPSLRTHVLSSGNGQLLTAYNQCVESLAALRTYHLALVTKYLITAPSKAKARRTSHLPRPPQALEERGTGGSAVVSFLKSVRDKTLEALLHPSG
- the IDO2 gene encoding indoleamine 2,3-dioxygenase 2 isoform X4, translated to MSGRTERRSPKRFCQETLPCPSSRSPRTWGSLLSLFTRTWCWPTGLLGTQEGKTWRGCLGSEQMRTGPLEIRNLDTIFSFPGGESLRGFILVTVLVEKAAVPGIKALVQAVNAILQPSPDSLLQALQRLRVSIQDITGALGQMHDYVNPDVFYSVIRIFLSGWKDNPALPVGLVYEGVSKEPLSYSGGSAAQSTILHAFDEFLGVRHSKESADFLHRMRDYMPPSHRAFVEEICRAPSLRTHVLSSGNGQLLTAYNQCVESLAALRTYHLALVTKYLITAPSKAKARRTSHLPRPPQALEERGTGGSAVVSFLKSVRDKTLEALLHPSG